The genomic interval CGCGGATACTTGGTGCGGTCGCTCGCGGTACGGAACAGGGCGTCAACCGCGGCCGCGTAGCCGCGGTGATCCTTGCGGCCAATCACCGTGATGGGCATCACCTTGGCGTACGGGGCGAGGGCCTCGCGTGTGCCGTCGGTGCTTCCGTCGTCATATACGATGACTTCATACTCGCGCGAGTACTCCTGGAACACCTTGCGGATGCGCCAGAGCAACACGCCGACGGTCGGCGCTTCGTTATACGAGGGGATGCAGATGTACAGCACGGGGCCTTTGGAAGCGAAGTATCAAAGTTAGAGCGCGTGTGGGGCTGGGTGTAGTACTTCGGCCCGCTATTCGAGGGTCCCCTAACCCGTGCGTGCGCCCCTTGGGGGTTGGCTACGGCTGCAAAGTGCGCTGAAAGCGCGCTGCCTGCTCCGCAAAGGCGCGGAAGATCCCGCGCTCCCAGCCCATCACGTCGCGGGTGAGATCTTCGGGGTGCCATTGCACCGCGAGCATCCACCAGCCAGGGTCGGTGCTCTCGAATCCCTCAATTATCCCGTCCGGCGCGGTGGCGTTCACGAAGAGCCCGGGCGCGACGCGATCCACGCACTGGTGGTGGTATGAGTTCACGTCGAGGGTGGTGACCCCCATGGCGCGCGCCAGTGTGCTGTCGGCAATCACGGACACGGAGTGGCAGCGTCCCACCGCGTGGTCGGGCTGATCGTGGCGGATCTCGGAGGGCCGTAGCGAGGGAATGTCCTGCACGAGCGACCCGCCGAGCGCGACGTTGATCAGCTGCATGCCGCGGCAGATGGCGAGCACGGGCAGTTGCCGTGCGCGAGCCACTCGGAGGAGCTCAAGTTCGGTGTCGTCGCGCAGGACGTTGGGGGCCTGCGTGGCGGCGTGGGCGGTGGCGCCGTAGCGTCGGGGGTCGACGTCTTCGCCGCCCGTGAGGAGCAATCCGCAGGCGCCGGCGAGCAGTCTGGCGGCCTGCGACGGGTCGCTCAGCGGTGGGATGAGCAT from Gemmatimonadota bacterium carries:
- a CDS encoding gamma-glutamyl-gamma-aminobutyrate hydrolase family protein, producing MPSIVAISASADAERVRLSLNYVRSAEGAGLAPMLIPPLSDPSQAARLLAGACGLLLTGGEDVDPRRYGATAHAATQAPNVLRDDTELELLRVARARQLPVLAICRGMQLINVALGGSLVQDIPSLRPSEIRHDQPDHAVGRCHSVSVIADSTLARAMGVTTLDVNSYHHQCVDRVAPGLFVNATAPDGIIEGFESTDPGWWMLAVQWHPEDLTRDVMGWERGIFRAFAEQAARFQRTLQP